The nucleotide window AGGCGTTTCTCGTTCGTCGCTCCGCCTGACGCTGCTGCCTGACCCTCGCGCCGAGAGTTTACCCTTCCGCAGCGACCCCGTTGAGCCAGCACCCCGCCCAACTCCTCTTCCTCCCTTGACCATTCGACAGGAACCTCCCTACCTTCCCTAGTCCGTTCGACAGGAGCCGCTGTGGCGACCTCGGCCGACGTTCTCCAGGGTACGCTTGATCTGCTCGTTCTCAAGGCACTTTCCCTCGCGCCGCTTCACGGCTGGGGGATCAGCCAACGCATTCAACAACTCTCGAAGGACGCGCTGCAGATCGGACAGGGGTCGCTCTACCCCGCCGTCTACCGCCTCGAGCGCAAAGGGCTCGTCACGAGCGAATGGAGCGTCACCGAAAACAATCGCGAGGCGAAGTATTATCGCTTGACGGCCGCGGGGCGCCGAGCGCTCGCCACGGAGCTCGATGACTGGCGCCGATTCGTCGGCGCGGTCGAGTTGGTCCTCGTCGCGAAGGAGGTGTCGCCATGACCGGCCGCGCGAGGTTCACCCTGTGGTTGCGGGCTCTTTTTCGCCGGCGTCGCGTCGAATCGGAGCTCGACCGCGAATTGCGGCTGCACCTCGAGCTCGAGACTGAAGAGAACGTCCGCCGCGGGATGACGCCGGCGGAGGCGCGCCGCCGAGCGCTCGTCGCATTCGGCGGCGTGGAGCGGACGAAGGAGGCGGTGCGCGACGAGCGCGAGACGCGCTGGCTGGATGAGATCTCGGCCGACGTCCGTTATGCCGTTCGCGGGTTTAGGCGCCAGCCGTGGTTCACGGTGACCGCCGTGCTACTCCTCGCGCTGGGCATCGGAGCGAATGTCGCGATCTTCAGCGTCGTACACCGGCTCATCTTGCGGCCGCTGCCGTTTGCCGACGGTAACCGCATGGTCAACCTGCAGGCCACGTACGGACACGGCGCGCTGGTGAGCGGATCGAGCCGGCGCTTCATCGACGAGTGGCGTGCGCGCGCGCGAGACGTCGTGTCGATCACGATGGTCGACGAACGGCGCTATGCGATCGGCGATACGGCGCGATCGCCGGAAAGTGTGTGGGGCGCGGCGATTCCGCCCGGCGCGCTCGCGTTCACCGGCGCGCATCC belongs to Gemmatimonadaceae bacterium and includes:
- a CDS encoding PadR family transcriptional regulator, translating into MATSADVLQGTLDLLVLKALSLAPLHGWGISQRIQQLSKDALQIGQGSLYPAVYRLERKGLVTSEWSVTENNREAKYYRLTAAGRRALATELDDWRRFVGAVELVLVAKEVSP